One segment of Salvia splendens isolate huo1 chromosome 20, SspV2, whole genome shotgun sequence DNA contains the following:
- the LOC121780596 gene encoding protein ESMERALDA 1-like isoform X1: MKPYQFPTSGSCSPRSPPASPRHRSRSPRYRRTAKPVRPASKSLAQRIGWFLLSLLLKRQGVFVVVPLIYIAVMLFYMGTVPYDIVPAVVKLRHTPGLVYRSPKLYAKLRSDMDSDNSSVDAISTIWKNSYKNSEWRPCIKKSSGGLPESNGYIYVEANGGLNQQRTSICNAVAVAGYLNATLIIPYFHFHSIWRDSSKFSDIYDEELFVKTLERDVRIAKTIPGNIMERFDYNLSNVYNFRIHAWSSINYYKDTVLAKLLEEKIVRLSPFANRLSTDAPPAVQRLRCLANYQALRFSDPISALGKLLVERMKKYSAKNGGKYISVHLRFEEDMVAFSCCVYDGGEQEKVDMDAARERGWKGKFTKPGRIINPGAIRLNGSCPLTPLELGLMLRGMGFGKSTFVYLASGKIYNSEKYMAPLLEMFPLLQTKETLASAEELAPFENYSSRMAAIDYTVCLHSEVFVPTQGGNFLQLLLGHRRYLYGGHSRTIRPDKRKLALVFDNPNIGWKNFKKQMVNIRGYTVSKGLQLKRPKDSIYSFPCPDCMCKADKSGDARSPPVTLGGRTR, from the exons ATGAAACCGTACCAATTCCCCACCAGCGGAAGTTGCAGCCCGAGATCGCCACCAGCGTCTCCCCGGCATCGCAGCCGCTCTCCGCGATACCGCCGCACCGCTAAGCCAGTCCGTCCGGCTTCTAAATCACTTGCGCAGCGGATCGGGTGGTTTCTGCTGTCGCTACTGCTCAAGCGCCAGGGTGTATTCGTCGTTGTTCCCCTGATTTACATTGCGGTCATGTTGTTCTACATGGGAACGGTGCCGTATGATATCGTCCCCGCTGTTGTTAAGCTTAGGCATACTCCTGGCTTGGTTTATAGGAGCCCGAAGCTCTACGCCAAGCTCCGATCGGATATGGACTCTGACAATTCGTCTGTTGATGCG ATATCCACTATATGGAAAAACTCTTATAAAAACAGTGAATGGAGACCATGCATCAAAAAATCATCAGGAG GCTTGCCCGAGTCAAATGGATATATATATGTTGAGGCCAACGGTGGGCTGAATCAACAGAGAACATCG ATATGCAATGCTGTGGCTGTGGCTGGCTACCTGAACGCAACTCTAATAATTCCATATTTCCATTTCCATAGTATTTGGAGAGATTCAAG CAAATTTAGTGATATATACGATGAAGAACTTTTTGTAAAGACGCTGGAACGTGATGTTCGAATAGCGAAGACAATTCCAGGAAACATAATGGAGCGGTTTGACTATAACTTGAGCAACGTGTACAACTTCAGAATACATGCATGGTCATCAATAAATTACTACAAAGATACGGTTCTTGCAAAGCTGCTTGAAGAAAA GATCGTAAGATTGTCACCCTTTGCAAATCGGCTATCGACTGATGCTCCTCCAGCTGTACAACGACTTAGATGCTTGGCAAATTATCAAGCACTAAGATTTTCAGATCCTATATCAGCTCTTGGTAAACTTCTGGTAGAAAGAATGAAAAAGTACAGTGCCAAAAATGGTGGAAAATATATATCTGTGCATCTTCGATTTGAGGAG GATATGGTCGCTTTCTCTTGTTGCGTATATGATGGTGGAGAGCAGGAAAAAGTAGACATGGATGCTGCAAGAGAAAGAGGATGGAAAGGAAAATTTACTAAACCTGGTCGAATCATAAATCCTGGTGCAATCAGACTAAATGGAAGTTGTCCCTTAACACCTTTAGAG TTAGGTCTTATGCTGAGGGGTATGGGCTTTGGGAAAAGCACTTTTGTCTATCTTGCATCTGGAAAGATATACAATTCTGAGAAGTATATGGCTCCTCTCCTGGAAATGTTTCCATTATTACAAACCAAAGAAACACTGGCGTCTGCTGAGGAATTAGCTCCATTTGAG AATTACTCTTCCAGAATGGCTGCTATAGACTACACTGTTTGCCTTCACAGTGAAGTTTTTGTTCCAACTCAAGGTGGGAACTTTCTGCAATTACTGCTTGGCCATCGAAGATACTTGTATGGTGGACATTCGAGGACAATCAGGCCAGACAAGCGGAAGTTGGCATTAGTATTTGACAATCCAAATATTGG GTGGAAAAACTTCAAGAAGCAGATGGTAAATATACGCGGATATACTGTCTCGAAAGGCTTGCAGTTGAAGAGACCGAAGGATTCAATATACTCGTTCCCCTGCCCAGATTGTATGTGCAAAGCAGACAAGAGCGGAGATGCAAGATCTCCACCAGTAACGTTAGGTGGTAGAACACGGTAG
- the LOC121780596 gene encoding protein ESMERALDA 1-like isoform X2, with the protein MRLISTIWKNSYKNSEWRPCIKKSSGGLPESNGYIYVEANGGLNQQRTSICNAVAVAGYLNATLIIPYFHFHSIWRDSSKFSDIYDEELFVKTLERDVRIAKTIPGNIMERFDYNLSNVYNFRIHAWSSINYYKDTVLAKLLEEKIVRLSPFANRLSTDAPPAVQRLRCLANYQALRFSDPISALGKLLVERMKKYSAKNGGKYISVHLRFEEDMVAFSCCVYDGGEQEKVDMDAARERGWKGKFTKPGRIINPGAIRLNGSCPLTPLELGLMLRGMGFGKSTFVYLASGKIYNSEKYMAPLLEMFPLLQTKETLASAEELAPFENYSSRMAAIDYTVCLHSEVFVPTQGGNFLQLLLGHRRYLYGGHSRTIRPDKRKLALVFDNPNIGWKNFKKQMVNIRGYTVSKGLQLKRPKDSIYSFPCPDCMCKADKSGDARSPPVTLGGRTR; encoded by the exons ATGCGGTTA ATATCCACTATATGGAAAAACTCTTATAAAAACAGTGAATGGAGACCATGCATCAAAAAATCATCAGGAG GCTTGCCCGAGTCAAATGGATATATATATGTTGAGGCCAACGGTGGGCTGAATCAACAGAGAACATCG ATATGCAATGCTGTGGCTGTGGCTGGCTACCTGAACGCAACTCTAATAATTCCATATTTCCATTTCCATAGTATTTGGAGAGATTCAAG CAAATTTAGTGATATATACGATGAAGAACTTTTTGTAAAGACGCTGGAACGTGATGTTCGAATAGCGAAGACAATTCCAGGAAACATAATGGAGCGGTTTGACTATAACTTGAGCAACGTGTACAACTTCAGAATACATGCATGGTCATCAATAAATTACTACAAAGATACGGTTCTTGCAAAGCTGCTTGAAGAAAA GATCGTAAGATTGTCACCCTTTGCAAATCGGCTATCGACTGATGCTCCTCCAGCTGTACAACGACTTAGATGCTTGGCAAATTATCAAGCACTAAGATTTTCAGATCCTATATCAGCTCTTGGTAAACTTCTGGTAGAAAGAATGAAAAAGTACAGTGCCAAAAATGGTGGAAAATATATATCTGTGCATCTTCGATTTGAGGAG GATATGGTCGCTTTCTCTTGTTGCGTATATGATGGTGGAGAGCAGGAAAAAGTAGACATGGATGCTGCAAGAGAAAGAGGATGGAAAGGAAAATTTACTAAACCTGGTCGAATCATAAATCCTGGTGCAATCAGACTAAATGGAAGTTGTCCCTTAACACCTTTAGAG TTAGGTCTTATGCTGAGGGGTATGGGCTTTGGGAAAAGCACTTTTGTCTATCTTGCATCTGGAAAGATATACAATTCTGAGAAGTATATGGCTCCTCTCCTGGAAATGTTTCCATTATTACAAACCAAAGAAACACTGGCGTCTGCTGAGGAATTAGCTCCATTTGAG AATTACTCTTCCAGAATGGCTGCTATAGACTACACTGTTTGCCTTCACAGTGAAGTTTTTGTTCCAACTCAAGGTGGGAACTTTCTGCAATTACTGCTTGGCCATCGAAGATACTTGTATGGTGGACATTCGAGGACAATCAGGCCAGACAAGCGGAAGTTGGCATTAGTATTTGACAATCCAAATATTGG GTGGAAAAACTTCAAGAAGCAGATGGTAAATATACGCGGATATACTGTCTCGAAAGGCTTGCAGTTGAAGAGACCGAAGGATTCAATATACTCGTTCCCCTGCCCAGATTGTATGTGCAAAGCAGACAAGAGCGGAGATGCAAGATCTCCACCAGTAACGTTAGGTGGTAGAACACGGTAG